The stretch of DNA gattcatcgcttccccagcgtgaatctcaaaccgagaagccaaaacgtccacccaagcaagttgctcgcaaatcgGTAAGGCCCTTTCGCACCTGGACTTCCTCGTCTGAATCTTcaaaggaatctcctcctcccTTGGCAGTTCCacctcctgctgcatcaatgcctggttccactccaacaggcccttctactcgaactcgagcccagcaagcctctGCTGAGAAGGAACTTCAAGCCTCTCAATCTCATGAAAAGTCAgtccctccagccaagaagaaactcaaaacTTATCCACCCTCGGCCTCATCaagttccagttcagaagaagaggatcccATGGAAGTTTCTTCAGACAAATCAGTGTCTCTTCACTCTGAGAAGGACAGTGAGGACACATTACTCGAGCCCGAGCCTCCTCGACCAAAATCTGCTTCTGCAGCAAAGGcctctgctgctgccaaaggcaagcagcccatggaagatccttcatctggtaatatcccttcctctCTTTCTGGCTGTCCTCGTTTTTAttatcgagacaatgagcgtgactggaatTTATATGCAAaccgtaagtttgaaagtgagaggaattatgatttgcatgcccatcgtgtttatggtattgtaaagttcattcaatttcatcaatgggaaaacaCTCTTACTGGTTTCATTGGATACATTGCAAACATTGTTAAGGATTTTTATGCTAATCTcactgatgatttccttgatgagaatTCTAGACTTTATCGAAGAGTTTATGTTAGGGGTCATTGGTTCTCTTTTTCTGAAAAGGATATTGCTCAAGCTTTGCAATTGCCCGAGAATGTATCCAAtgctgtgatgtccatggatcgtgagttgatgcactctgaactcacaggggctcgttcagaattgaaaccaggggagagtcttcgaatcactcacctcacttttgctcatgcttctcttatgcggtttgccttaagcaattgggttccaaattctaacaaaaCCGTGGTATCTCAAGATGTGGCTTCACTCCTTTACCGAATCACttctggaacttccattgatTTGGCCTCACACATTCTGAACCAAATTGTCTCCttccgaagaggtaaaaagccaacctttaAACTTGTGTTTCCTAATCTAATTTATAAGGTTTTAtcttctcagaagaatgtggctcaatcacatgaaacacttgagcctcccatcaGTGGCCCTACATTCCAGCCCTCTGAATACTTTGATGGTGTGTTCCAAAAACGACCCAAGGCTGGTGCTGCTGCTGCTTCTGCTGCTGCAAGTTCAGGTTCTGCTGCAGCAGAactcctggaagtcaagtctgaacttcagaatgtgtatACTCGCCTTGGAGCAATGGAAGAAGTCCAGCATGAGATGTCCAGGCAATTGTCTTCTTTGATTAAACTCTACCGAGATTAAGTTGTTTCTCCTTTGTTTTTTGATTGAACTTAtatctatttttctttctttgtttactttggcactccgataaacaaaaagggggagagatatttatttttaatttgtttgttgcccaactctggaccctttttccagggggagttgtggttggttagtacttgtgaacatatcttttaaagttagcatgtttttggtttatttgtgatattcgattgtgttactcagggggagtagtatcttttgctcttgctaactttgccttgcaggtactttatgttaaaaattattttgttcatctaaagtgccaaagggggagattgtaaagtccttttttggcaagttaggtgacaaaataatttttccatttatggtaagattgctatgcattcattttcgatttcttaccttttaaattcggtttttagttgccatttttcctgtttggaaagttgcactttcagctgaactttcctttgttgaaaacttctcaaaagagaaggaattctcttttggaaagttgtcttttttagggaaactttgattattgccttttccttattaattttgattgtatcttgatacaatcagaatatctaatctgtttttggcaggaatctagcattgatagaggatcggacccgattttagtaagtttcccgtttctggtcagatctgctgcgtcaacATCCGAAtttgatgtagcagatcgtgttttcttaggaaagtttttgtacagctgctaattagaacttgtggttgcctcttttgtttctatgttctataaatagagcctagagagcaaccattcgaattacctcttccattattcattttctacatttatcttttgagagaagagagtctttctttgttttgtgagagcctagttgttcatctaggttctagttgttctatttttgttcttactctatcctagaggttgtgaagaactacttgactgaacaagagattggtcttcgggagaagacttgataaagccttacttcgggaggaagtaagcacttggtcttcgggagaagactcgttgaagccttacttcgggaggaagtaagcactcacacttcaaagacgaagggagttcgggcttgaaggtgtttcaagaagtcagattcataaagtggattacaaaggattgcgacaatactttagagggagtctaaacttgtttaagtcaattgtctttgtaattttgatactttattaattgatttcattctctgggcgtggccccgtggactaggagtgttcgggagaacactgataccacgtataaatttcttgtgtcaagttatttattttactgcaaatattttatattctgcccgttcagttttgttgtagcagaattactttttgctgctgcaaacgcgtacagtttttatattttcttatatacaactgacatttgcaaaaacacggtttttcattcTCCATTAGAGACACGACTAGGATCAAATTAGAAAAACGAGCTAAATAATAAATCTCCTAATTCTCAGattgtttaacaaaaaaaactaaacatacAGTGAGATAAAAATGATTGCATCATCATAATTAACCTTAAGAACATCTATATTAAGTTTTATCTattgctaaaaaaaaatacaacaataGAAACTATTGCAGTAGGTTCATTCAATCTCATAGCTTgagcactcaactattgtgcaAAGTACGTAACTACACTACCAACAACCTCCTCCATTGCAGAGAGCTTGTTATTCTCAACTACTAACAACGATTTGATGACGAGCTATTGAAGAACAAGAAAGAaccaacaacaaaacaaaacaaaacaaataaaaccaTGTTACAcaaaactaaaacattcaaaatcATGTTACAAAGACAAGACTAATAGcagtaacaaaaattaaattgcaATAGCAAAACACAGCTCTGACCAAGCTGCACCTATGTCCAAAAAAAGCTAGTGGGCCTGGCTGGAGAAAAAAGACAACTTGTAGCTATAAATTTAGGGACaatactaatttttaaattttcttatattagtTAGGGAAATtgccccatatactatttttcaactttttttttttttttttcaaatttacagtttaggtttctaaagtggttccAGAGCtaattgcaataggggtttctgtacgattttatgttgtaatttaggttgcagcgctagttgcaataggaatttctctgtaaaatttcgtaaaaatataaaaaaaattattttaaagtgtaaaaataaaaaaaaccctattaatatgtgaatttatatttattagattATAGAACGTCACAGTTATCAAATATAAGACTACCGTAGTCACGCACACTCAATCCCAGTCTTCACTCGCCAAATCAAGTTATAAAGCATCGTTACGTCATTCTTTCTTTCATTTGAAAACTAAAgccaaaaacaaaaacagagcAAGATTCAAGAAACATATCCATAAAGCTTTATTGAGGTTTCTCTCTAACGGTTTGTAACTGTCGTCAATAAAAAGAGTCTACTGAACGACCTCGCTCTCCCATGTTCACTAAATTAATTTCCTCTTCCATAGGAGAATCTCCATCATTGAGTCTACTAGAAACCTCACTCTCCCCACTTCATAAAAAACATTTCTTTTTCCATAGAAGCATCTCCATTGTTGACAGTTGACACCACTGGTACAAACTCCTAACTCTTAACCTTTCTTTCTTAGTTTGATTCTCTCGCTCTTCTTTCCGTTATCTCTTCCCTGTCATTTGATTAAGACTCTgcttctctaattttttttggttcaaCCCAAAAATGTGATCACTATTGAGTACGGATTTCTTGATTTCTTTACCAAAAAGAAAGGTTCCCACAGCAGTCGATTTAGATgtgattttgttttgttttcaagTTCCAATGAGCTTTCTTTGCATTTGtctttattaaaacttgggttttGAGTACATGATTTTTATTTTCCCCGCCTATTTTCTTGTCTGAAAATTGTAATACAATCTGGTTTATCTCATTTTGTTCTGAAATTTGTTGGAGCACTAGAGCTTTGTTTTGATCAAGAAGAACCTAAATGGGGGAATTAAGTTGTGAGCTACCAGACGAACTCATGAGAAAAATCCTTGTAAAGGTTCCTGCGGAGTCTCTAGTGCGATTCAAATGGGTTTCTAAATCATGGCATGGCTTCATCAATAACCCATCATTTGCATACACTCACTTGGTCCACCATAATAACGATACAGTCTTGTCTTCCACATCAATACTTTTGAGTTGGTTTAGCGTTGATTTTGCACGGCACAATAAAATCAAACCAATACTTTCTTTATTTAGTAACCCTGAGGCTGTTTATCCTACCGATTTCCTTAACCTCTTTCATTCTATTACTGATTTTTTCGACCATTTACCTCGTACCTATTATTGGGATGAAATGTATGATTACTATCGTACCTATCATTGTAATGGCATCATCTGTATAGCTCAAAACTACATGGATAAAGGCAAATCTGTTCTCATAAATCCTGTTATCAGAGAAACCAGGATTCTTCCTGAATCAACCATTCCTCTTCGTCACATTCTTAAGACTCATGGAGAGGGATTTGGATACGATTTGAATGCTAATGATTTTAAGTTGGTCAGGATTTTTGGTCGTAATCGTAATTTTAAATGTTTTGCCGAGTTGTACAACATGAATTCTGATTCTTGGAAACGGATTAAAATTGATGTGAAACTTGATGATACTTGTTTTCACCATGGCAAAGGAGTGTTGTGCAAAGGAGTTTTTTATTGGTTGATGATGTTATTAACCCCTTTCCCTGACTTTGAGTATCAAACAATTCTTTCTTTTGACATGTCTAATGAGGAGTTTCACTCCATGCCACTACTAGTAGATGCAATGCGGAATGGGGATTTTATGTTTGATAAAAGAGAAAAGTGCCTTGTAGAATGGAATAAATCAGTTCCCTTGCTTGTGGTAGACGAATATAAGGAGAATCTTCCTTGTTATATTCAAATGTTTGTAATGGATGACTACAATGGTGGTGAATATTCTTGGACCACACATCCAACAATTGGGCCCCTTGAAACCTATCACTTTCCACTAATATTTAGTAGTACAGATGAGCTTATCATGGTGAATTCTGATAAAGGAGTAGTGTCTTACAATCTCAAGACCCAAACATTAAGAGGCCTTCCCCTTCCTGAGGTCGATATGGGAACTTGTTTATCCAACTTCTATGTCAAGAGTTTGATTTCTGTTGAGAAAAGAGATTAGCCTGACCACCGAAGCCACGTTTCAGATTCAGATGGACCTTAGTTTAATGTCAAGAGTTTGATGTTTCCAGTTTGTTGATGGTTTAAAATTCTTTTGGTTGTTATTCCTTCACTGAAAGTCAGCTTATTTTAAACACCCGATTTATTAAATTCTGATTAAATTTTGACAGAGTGACATAATGTTGACGCTAAAATATAAAGCATATTATAGAATGTGAATGTGATATAGTACTGCTGAATTAATCCAAATAATGATAAGTAAGGATTACTTTGCTATAATCTATATTATCTTTACAATAGTTGGTAGAAAGGTAGTTCTTTTTCTTGCCTTCAGGAACATAtaagttatttttattggagTTCTATGAATATTAAAATTAGATGATATTAAAGATGAACATTTATAACTCACATTCGTCATAATAACATATAACTTGAGTATTGCTATAATGTTAGTTCTAGCtactttattttcttcttttgttttggttgcttTTATTTTCTCCATGTCCAAGGAAGGTTTTTTTGGCCTTGCTTatttggatatttttcaattagaaaatttatatggtatactcacttttgttatttttttacaaaatactgtcagacggtattttttacttttttactgtatttttttataagtttcatattgTATATTGTGtcaagttttcactggtgttttactagtgttctactgttgttttgagttgttctgtgttttactggtgttttataaaaacacagtatttttaaacaaaaattcatgtgacaatatttttgtaaaaattaactcaatttccaatatttttataaatttcccTTTCAATTTTAGGTCATTCCCTCAACCTCAAGTACATCCAAATACTAATACCAAATAATACCGTATCTCTCTAGAAATTCTTATGACGTGTACAGCATACCTCACAATCACAatctttaaattttgtaattattattattatttctcctCATAAATATCACAATTCCCTACCTATCATTTTCTTTGGCTGCATTATTCAAGAGCATCAATTCAACATTTAAGATCAATAGACAAGAGAATTGGCCCCACGACATTGGCATCCGTCAGTTCAACACAAAAAGAAATATCAATGAAAAAGTAGGCAATAGTTTTGATAGTTTTATTAGCAAGCATAATACAATTAACTTACAACTAAGGTCAAAAAGGTATGACAACAAGCTCTCTTAAGAcaaaaatgtatttatttttcgaatatcaTACAAAACAGTCAACGAGTTATAGAACTTGGTTGAGAGATTACTCAACACagtcatttatttaattttttattatatgtgaGCTAATCTAAAGCTAATGCTGTCCATTAACGCCGACCAAAACTTTGAAAGACCAGATTTACAAGGCTTTTCATTACTAAAGACAGTCCTACCTACAGATACTAAAACTGATATCATGTCCTACCCATTTAGTGAATTAAATAAAAACCATTACTTTCTTAACTAATATAgtgttataatttaatttggtaCAAAATCTTATAGGTGTCCTAAAAGAGTCCATGCTCACTACTCATCCACCACATCATACAATACTACGATACCCAACCCACCATTTTTATGTTTCATGTAGAAGTGTTAGAATTCTCATCCCAAAAAGAAACGAACTGACAAAACTTAAATCACATTACATGTGAAAGTTAAAAAAAGTGATTAATCATGAAGAAAAGAGCAGATCTTGGTGGGCCAAATACCATCTACTATCAGGATTGGCCTGTATACCTAAAGTGAAACGTGTCAAAGATGGGCTAATAGTAGCACACTTAAaagaatctatatatataaaagaagagATTGGATATATATCCCAACCATGTTCAACCACATAACACTTCACACACACGTCATTTCTCTCGTCACGTGCGAATCATAATCACCCTTATATATACCAAACAACACCTTCTTCATTTGGCTGTCATATTATAACACATTCATTACATAGCTCTACCACTACTGCACTCTGTTGAAATGGCTGTTAGCTTGAGTTTCATTATTGGCATTATTGGTCCGTGACTCTTATCTCTTATTAATATTACTTGTTTTCAATCCTCAAATTTTCATTTATCTGATTTCACTCTTCTTTTTATATGCAGGCAATGTTATTTCTTTTCTGGTTTTTACGTCTCCCATGTAAGTAATCCCATCAAATCGAAAACCTATTTAACTTCTTTCCTACTTATGAATATGGAACTAAAACTCAAGAGACAAGTATTTGTGAAGAAGTATATATGATTAACAAGTATTTGTTATCTAGTTTGAgccaagaaaataaaaataagagagaTCTATTCTTATTTTGTCACAATTCAGATTGAATATTACATGCATCTAACTAAGTTAATGTTCTTGTTTATAGAAAAACGTTCTGGGGAGTGTTGAAGAAGAAATCAACAGAGAACTACCAAGGGCTTCCATACATAACTACACTTCTGAGTACAAGCTTATGGACATTCTATGGTATATTGAACCCAAATGGGTTACTAATCATGACAGTTAATGGCGCTGGTGCCATCTTGCAACTAATCTATGTAATCATCTTTCTCATCTATGCTCCCATGGACAAGAAGGTAAGGCCCCGCTTTATAACATAGTTACACTTATTGGTCATTTCTGTTCCACTTTTGGAAAGTGAATAGATTTTTAGTTTGACTTGGTTACCAAAAATATTCTTTTCAGGTAAAAACAGGGAAATTGTTTGCCATTCTGGATGTGGGGTTTTTTGGATCAGTAATCGTGTTGACTCTGTTTGCTATACGTGAAGAAATAAAACTTACCTTTGTTGGACTTTTGTGTGCTGCATTAACTATAGGCATGTATGCCTCACCACTTACTGTCATGGTAAGTTAATTTTTATACCACTTTCACTATATGTAGATtaagaaaaagagaaatgaaagaaatgtttattatttctgtttttgtttttttattttttatcaggGGTTGGTGATTAGAATGAAGAGTGTGGAGTACATGCCCTTTTTCCtctcatttttcttatttttaaatgcTGGGATTTGGTCCATTTATTCTATGCTGGTCAAGGACTTCTTCATTGGTGTAAGTTTCCTAACTCTTACGTATAAAATTTAGTTATCAAATGACTtgacaatgtaaatcatccaaGCTCAAAGGTACAATCTTTATTATGCTTTGTTTCAGGTACCAAATGCAATAGGATTCATATTGGGGTGTGCTCAACTTATACTATACTCGGTGTACAGAAACAAGTCCAAAAAACCCTTAGAGGTATTGGAGGAAGAAGGGTCAGTAACTTTAAAAGAAAGAGCAGTAGAAATGCAAGAACATGGTGGTGATGGTGAAGAAGTTGATTTGAAGAATAAGAGCCTTAACAAGGGACTCAGCTTACCAAAGCCATTGATAAAGCGTCTATATAGCATGCCAACTAAGATAATGAAGACTATTTCTTTAAATTCATATGAATTGGACTCAGCTTGGGCCCTTGGGCTTGGGGAAGACATTGAAGCTGCAGAAAAGAAATCATCATTAGTTTAACTGTATAACCAATTTGGTGGGGCTTATTGAGACTGAAATTGTAGGAATTTGGTTTAGAGGTGACACTTTTTTTTTGTATACTATTGGTGTGGTATCATATATATACTTATGTTTGAAGTAGATTTTAATCATAAGAAAAAATAAGAATCTCTATATGTTAGCCGAAATTACTTATATGCTATATGTgaatatatattgaaattacATATCAAATATAAGACTACTGTAGAGCCAAGCACACTCAATCCCAGTCTCCACCCGCCAAATCAAGTTATAAAGCAAATCATTACTTCATTCTTTCTTACATTTGAAAATAAAACCGAAAACTAAAACTGAGCAAGATTTAACAAACAAACTACATCCATATTGTAactgccctaaataaaaagaTTCTACTGAACGACCTCGCTCTCCCCTGTTCACTAAATTGATTTCCTCTTTCATAGAAGCATCTCCATCGTTGACAGTTGACACCACAGGTACAAACTCTTAACTCttagcttttctttttcaattgaCTCTCGCGCTCTCTATTTATTATCCATGATCTCGTCTCTGCCATTTTTCTATGTTCAACCCAAAACTGTTATCACTATTGATTGACTACCAAT from Cannabis sativa cultivar Pink pepper isolate KNU-18-1 chromosome 2, ASM2916894v1, whole genome shotgun sequence encodes:
- the LOC115720324 gene encoding F-box protein At3g08750-like, producing MGELSCELPDELMRKILVKVPAESLVRFKWVSKSWHGFINNPSFAYTHLVHHNNDTVLSSTSILLSWFSVDFARHNKIKPILSLFSNPEAVYPTDFLNLFHSITDFFDHLPRTYYWDEMYDYYRTYHCNGIICIAQNYMDKGKSVLINPVIRETRILPESTIPLRHILKTHGEGFGYDLNANDFKLVRIFGRNRNFKCFAELYNMNSDSWKRIKIDVKLDDTCFHHGKGVLCKGVFYWLMMLLTPFPDFEYQTILSFDMSNEEFHSMPLLVDAMRNGDFMFDKREKCLVEWNKSVPLLVVDEYKENLPCYIQMFVMDDYNGGEYSWTTHPTIGPLETYHFPLIFSSTDELIMVNSDKGVVSYNLKTQTLRGLPLPEVDMGTCLSNFYVKSLISVEKRD
- the LOC115718960 gene encoding bidirectional sugar transporter SWEET17 is translated as MAVSLSFIIGIIGNVISFLVFTSPIKTFWGVLKKKSTENYQGLPYITTLLSTSLWTFYGILNPNGLLIMTVNGAGAILQLIYVIIFLIYAPMDKKVKTGKLFAILDVGFFGSVIVLTLFAIREEIKLTFVGLLCAALTIGMYASPLTVMGLVIRMKSVEYMPFFLSFFLFLNAGIWSIYSMLVKDFFIGVPNAIGFILGCAQLILYSVYRNKSKKPLEVLEEEGSVTLKERAVEMQEHGGDGEEVDLKNKSLNKGLSLPKPLIKRLYSMPTKIMKTISLNSYELDSAWALGLGEDIEAAEKKSSLV